In a single window of the Ignavibacteria bacterium genome:
- a CDS encoding YfhO family protein, with the protein MAQQKSTAKTQSKNNPLKKETQRSYTIDFIPAKWQTPVFLAVILILILVFFNAGLFGGKVFSSADNVASGSFKTFLDDAKAKGEFPLWVPYIFNGMPSFAALVPHLERTYDLSHAVWVYARDAVYMLFSGNDVWAIVLFYIIFAFSFYFLIDYKFKDKLIALYAAIAAVFITPIIQMIIVGHNSKMIAVMMFPAVLLMLEKLYDMIAEGKVKENIFKILLYFGVLVFFIHVQMSSNHVQMLFYFFSGIGIYMVYRLIFNLVKKIDFKPALILLAIFIVGVGLSAMMYADSYMSSREYNKYSIRGVPPITQAPGEQKVSGAADYEYSTNWSFSPVEVMTFFVPYWVGFGDVEVKGQRANTYWGQMPFTTSPMYFGIITILLAFIGIYYNFKKSALVQAMVVISFLSLLLSFGRTWPLLYDILFYNLPYFSSFRAPVMIHILINVAFVILAGFGIKSIIEITRDKAQTAGFLNSAKFIFPILALPVLLSLIGFQDYYTSQVSSGPLVQKLTQQGASPQQIQQYVGQISQIAYDNVKSELLIVGVLLLASFGMIYLFVKGNIKYQVFLLSIILITVIDLWHIDFKTLHWDNKTDIESYFKTPDYVDWILKNEKDLNSFRVLHLEKGQPVRENTLAYWRLQNNYGYQGAKLRIYQDMDDVVGMTNPAAWRLMSTKYIITDQPYNDSMFTTVFKGSKYILKNNNYYPKAFFVKGTKTASGIDILNSIKTGTVNPQETAFLEKDPGIKIDPADSTASANITGYDIHKVTIDAETSGNNLLFVSEVYYPDWKVYIDGQPAEILKTNYLFRGVVVPKGKHKIEFKFEPETYYTGKNISMGTNILLAAIFGIAIGGMYFRRKKQQETEEKADKS; encoded by the coding sequence ATGGCACAACAAAAAAGTACTGCAAAAACTCAATCAAAAAATAACCCATTAAAAAAGGAAACACAAAGAAGCTACACAATTGATTTTATTCCGGCAAAGTGGCAGACTCCTGTTTTTCTGGCGGTAATTTTAATTTTAATACTTGTATTCTTTAATGCGGGATTGTTTGGCGGGAAAGTATTTTCATCCGCTGATAATGTAGCCTCAGGCAGCTTTAAAACATTCCTTGATGATGCAAAGGCTAAAGGTGAATTCCCGTTATGGGTACCTTATATTTTTAACGGTATGCCAAGCTTTGCAGCTTTAGTGCCGCATCTTGAAAGAACTTACGATCTTTCACACGCAGTGTGGGTTTACGCCCGAGATGCAGTTTATATGCTGTTTTCAGGAAATGACGTTTGGGCGATTGTTCTTTTCTACATTATATTCGCATTTTCTTTCTATTTCTTAATTGATTACAAATTCAAAGATAAACTGATCGCATTATACGCTGCTATAGCAGCAGTGTTTATTACACCGATTATTCAAATGATAATAGTGGGGCATAACAGTAAAATGATAGCTGTTATGATGTTTCCCGCAGTTCTGCTGATGCTTGAAAAGCTGTATGATATGATTGCCGAAGGCAAAGTGAAGGAAAATATTTTTAAGATTCTTCTCTACTTTGGCGTACTTGTTTTTTTCATTCACGTACAAATGAGCTCTAACCATGTGCAGATGCTGTTTTATTTCTTCTCAGGCATCGGTATTTATATGGTATACAGGCTAATATTTAACCTGGTTAAAAAGATCGATTTCAAGCCTGCGCTTATATTGCTGGCAATATTTATTGTTGGGGTTGGCTTAAGCGCAATGATGTATGCTGATTCTTATATGTCAAGCCGTGAATACAATAAATATTCCATCCGAGGAGTTCCCCCAATTACCCAGGCACCGGGTGAGCAGAAGGTATCAGGAGCAGCTGATTATGAATATTCTACCAACTGGTCATTTTCACCTGTAGAAGTTATGACATTCTTCGTACCGTACTGGGTTGGATTTGGTGATGTTGAAGTAAAAGGTCAGCGGGCAAATACATATTGGGGACAAATGCCGTTCACTACCTCACCAATGTACTTTGGTATTATAACTATACTGCTAGCGTTTATCGGGATTTACTATAATTTCAAAAAAAGCGCACTAGTTCAGGCTATGGTTGTAATTTCATTTTTATCATTATTATTATCATTCGGAAGAACATGGCCTTTACTGTATGATATTTTATTTTACAACCTCCCCTACTTCTCAAGTTTCCGGGCTCCGGTGATGATACATATCCTTATCAATGTAGCGTTTGTTATACTTGCAGGTTTTGGGATAAAATCAATAATTGAAATAACACGAGATAAGGCTCAAACGGCGGGATTTTTGAATTCAGCAAAGTTCATTTTCCCAATACTTGCGCTTCCGGTATTGCTTTCTTTAATTGGTTTCCAGGATTATTACACTTCACAGGTTTCATCCGGTCCGCTGGTCCAGAAGCTGACTCAGCAGGGAGCTTCACCGCAGCAGATTCAGCAGTACGTAGGGCAGATATCCCAGATAGCTTATGATAATGTAAAATCAGAGCTTCTTATTGTGGGTGTACTTTTACTGGCATCATTTGGTATGATCTATCTTTTTGTTAAGGGTAATATCAAGTACCAGGTGTTTTTACTTTCAATAATACTTATTACTGTTATTGACCTGTGGCATATTGATTTTAAAACCCTCCACTGGGATAATAAAACGGATATTGAATCGTATTTTAAAACGCCTGATTACGTTGACTGGATCTTAAAAAACGAAAAAGACCTGAACTCTTTCCGTGTGCTTCATCTTGAAAAGGGCCAGCCGGTTCGTGAAAATACACTTGCATACTGGCGTTTACAGAACAATTACGGTTACCAGGGTGCGAAACTGCGAATTTACCAGGATATGGATGATGTTGTTGGCATGACAAATCCCGCAGCATGGCGTTTAATGAGCACCAAGTATATTATCACAGACCAGCCGTATAATGACAGCATGTTCACTACGGTTTTTAAAGGCAGTAAATATATTCTTAAGAACAATAATTACTACCCGAAAGCTTTTTTTGTTAAAGGAACTAAAACAGCTTCAGGAATAGATATACTGAACAGTATTAAAACCGGAACTGTTAATCCGCAGGAAACAGCATTTCTTGAAAAGGACCCGGGTATTAAAATTGATCCGGCTGATTCAACAGCTTCTGCTAACATAACAGGTTATGATATTCATAAAGTAACTATAGATGCAGAAACATCAGGCAATAACCTGCTATTTGTAAGTGAAGTCTACTATCCTGACTGGAAAGTTTATATTGACGGGCAGCCTGCGGAAATTCTAAAAACAAATTATCTTTTCCGCGGAGTTGTTGTTCCCAAAGGCAAACATAAAATAGAATTTAAATTTGAGCCTGAAACATATTACACCGGTAAAAATATTTCCATGGGAACAAATATTCTGCTTGCCGCAATTTTCGGTATAGCCATCGGGGGTATGTATTTCCGCCGCAAAAAACAGCAGGAAACAGAAGAAAAAGCAGATAAAAGCTGA
- a CDS encoding VCBS repeat-containing protein, with protein MKKSILFLLMIGITLTSFSQMFQKITNQPLVTENGYGSGCAWGDYNNDGKLDLIVTSYNDFGSSTFPQLYKNTGNGNFQLASDNTIMTNSLNQTLACAWGDYNYDGRMDLYIATGLNQPDLLYKNMGGGNFTRITNCVPLVNGHSGGVNWTDYNKDGYLDILSVQHGTNLLYKGLPNGDFLQVTTGPIVTDNGLHRRAVWGDYNNDKYPDLFVANGDFQNDDLYLNNKNGTFTKITTGSVVTSGGYGSGCAWGDYNNDGWLDLFVANSGKNFLYKNNKNGTFTKITSGAIANDEDNSFGCNWGDYDNDGDLDMFVANNYGQKNALYRNDGNDNFTRMNSEAVSTDNSSSVGSAWGDYNNDGKLDLFVVNQGNGSQGENDFLFKNTGASNWYLMLKFWGGGIGTRVKIRIGSYIAIREVSGGNGCSSQDMPWVHFGLGFLADNPVIAADSVIVDWHDGTTEIMTNVPLNQEIDFFGVVPVQQISSEVPAVYSLEQNYPNPFNPVTNINYSIVTGGEVKVTLFDISGKEVDVLVNGVQSPGKYSVSYNASRLPSGVYFYKIEADGFTDTKKMILVK; from the coding sequence ATGAAAAAGTCCATTCTTTTTTTGTTAATGATAGGAATTACATTAACAAGCTTCTCACAGATGTTCCAGAAAATAACCAATCAGCCTCTTGTTACAGAAAATGGTTACGGTTCAGGCTGCGCCTGGGGTGACTATAATAATGACGGCAAGCTGGACCTGATAGTAACATCATACAATGATTTCGGCTCATCAACTTTCCCTCAGTTATATAAAAATACAGGCAACGGAAATTTCCAGCTTGCAAGCGATAACACTATAATGACAAACAGCCTGAACCAAACATTAGCTTGTGCCTGGGGTGACTACAATTACGATGGCAGAATGGATCTTTACATTGCTACAGGTTTAAATCAGCCAGATTTGCTTTATAAAAACATGGGCGGCGGAAATTTTACAAGAATAACAAACTGCGTTCCACTCGTCAATGGTCATAGCGGCGGTGTAAACTGGACTGACTATAATAAAGATGGTTACCTTGATATCTTAAGCGTGCAGCACGGAACAAATTTGCTTTACAAAGGTTTGCCGAACGGCGATTTTCTACAGGTAACTACGGGTCCAATTGTAACAGATAACGGACTACACAGGAGAGCAGTTTGGGGAGATTATAATAACGATAAATACCCTGATCTATTTGTGGCAAACGGAGATTTCCAGAATGATGATCTATACCTTAACAACAAAAACGGTACGTTCACAAAAATCACAACCGGGTCTGTTGTAACTTCAGGTGGATATGGTTCAGGCTGCGCATGGGGAGATTACAACAACGATGGATGGCTTGATCTTTTTGTAGCCAACAGCGGAAAGAATTTCCTGTATAAGAATAACAAGAATGGTACTTTCACCAAGATAACATCAGGCGCAATAGCTAATGATGAGGATAACAGTTTTGGGTGTAACTGGGGCGACTATGATAACGATGGAGACTTAGATATGTTTGTGGCAAATAATTACGGACAAAAAAACGCTTTATATAGAAATGACGGAAATGATAATTTCACAAGGATGAACAGCGAAGCTGTTTCAACCGATAACAGTTCAAGTGTGGGTTCCGCCTGGGGAGATTATAACAACGACGGTAAGCTTGATCTCTTCGTTGTAAATCAAGGCAACGGTTCACAGGGTGAAAATGATTTCTTATTCAAAAATACAGGAGCATCTAATTGGTATTTAATGTTAAAATTCTGGGGTGGCGGTATCGGCACCAGGGTTAAGATAAGGATCGGCAGTTACATTGCTATAAGAGAAGTATCCGGCGGAAACGGATGCAGTTCACAGGATATGCCTTGGGTCCATTTTGGATTGGGATTTTTGGCAGATAACCCTGTTATAGCGGCTGATTCAGTAATTGTTGACTGGCATGACGGCACAACTGAAATAATGACAAACGTGCCTTTAAACCAGGAAATTGATTTTTTTGGTGTAGTTCCGGTTCAGCAAATCAGCAGCGAGGTACCGGCTGTTTACTCACTTGAACAAAACTACCCGAACCCGTTCAATCCTGTTACTAACATAAATTATTCAATTGTAACCGGCGGTGAAGTTAAAGTTACATTGTTCGATATATCCGGTAAAGAAGTTGATGTACTGGTTAATGGTGTTCAGTCACCTGGCAAATATTCAGTAAGCTACAACGCTTCAAGGCTGCCAAGCGGTGTGTATTTCTACAAGATAGAGGCAGATGGTTTTACTGACACTAAAAAAATGATATTAGTTAAGTAA
- a CDS encoding oligosaccharide flippase family protein, producing the protein MLKDIKNTISQSAVYGLSRISTKLIAFILLPLLTLNFSVQEYGVYVLTESLWQILWAVFLFGFESGVVRWYLEITDEIKRKRFLFSTALFLLVFNAVLFAAIYLFSPQLSGLVYENTGLTKFVIYAAMIAAVESFSFIIFLLLRIEEKAKLYSALAVLSTLISLVLQVYFLQYTLIKLEGVFIAKIAAPAIVIIILLPYFIRHIKIGFERTLLSELLKYSFPIMIASLVITLLNQADRYILGYLKGLNDVGIYGLAYNISGLINFLVVSPFSLAFTVLSWKKLKDENAKRFYTKTITYLFLAVIYISLIIALFTPHLIKIFTMKTDYWIASQYVPWIILAMPFYGIHFVGVFSFYVTKKTKYVFISYVTALVVNVICNFIFIPIFGIYGACFVNLGSFFILCLIIYYFSKRNYFFEYEWYKIVLMLLCYAALAAPFFYFSFDNRVLEIALKAIAVILYPFILYIFRFYEPIEIKSFKGFINKYLFRVKF; encoded by the coding sequence TTGTTAAAAGATATTAAAAATACAATTAGCCAGTCTGCTGTATACGGTCTCAGCCGTATTTCTACCAAGCTGATCGCATTTATCCTGCTTCCTTTATTAACTTTGAATTTCAGTGTACAGGAATATGGAGTCTATGTTCTCACAGAAAGTCTTTGGCAGATATTATGGGCAGTTTTTCTTTTCGGGTTTGAATCCGGGGTAGTAAGGTGGTATCTTGAAATTACAGATGAGATCAAGAGAAAAAGATTTCTGTTTTCAACTGCCTTGTTCCTCCTTGTTTTCAATGCTGTTTTGTTTGCAGCTATTTATCTTTTTTCTCCTCAGCTTTCCGGTTTGGTTTATGAAAATACCGGTCTCACAAAATTTGTTATATATGCTGCAATGATAGCAGCTGTTGAATCTTTTTCTTTTATAATTTTTCTACTGCTGAGAATTGAAGAAAAAGCTAAGCTTTATTCTGCTCTGGCGGTACTTTCTACTTTAATTTCTCTTGTACTGCAGGTATATTTCCTTCAGTATACCTTGATCAAACTAGAGGGAGTTTTTATTGCAAAAATAGCAGCTCCAGCAATTGTAATTATAATATTGCTCCCCTACTTTATAAGGCATATTAAAATTGGTTTTGAAAGAACCCTTTTGTCTGAACTTTTAAAATATTCCTTCCCAATCATGATTGCCAGTCTAGTTATTACCCTGCTTAACCAGGCAGACAGGTACATATTAGGATATTTAAAAGGACTCAATGATGTAGGCATTTACGGATTGGCTTATAATATTTCGGGTTTGATAAATTTCCTGGTTGTTTCGCCATTTTCACTGGCATTTACAGTACTTTCATGGAAAAAGCTGAAAGATGAAAATGCGAAACGTTTTTATACCAAAACCATCACATATTTATTTCTTGCGGTTATATACATATCACTTATAATTGCGCTTTTCACTCCGCATTTGATCAAGATCTTTACTATGAAAACAGATTACTGGATAGCATCTCAATATGTACCTTGGATAATCCTTGCTATGCCGTTCTACGGGATTCATTTTGTAGGTGTTTTCAGCTTTTATGTTACCAAAAAAACCAAATATGTTTTTATTAGTTATGTTACAGCGTTAGTTGTTAATGTGATATGTAATTTCATTTTTATTCCTATATTTGGTATATATGGAGCATGTTTTGTAAATTTAGGGAGTTTCTTTATATTGTGCCTAATAATTTATTACTTTTCAAAAAGAAATTATTTTTTTGAGTATGAGTGGTATAAGATCGTATTAATGCTTTTATGTTATGCTGCTTTAGCAGCGCCATTTTTTTATTTTTCTTTCGATAACAGGGTCTTAGAAATAGCTCTTAAAGCTATTGCTGTTATTTTATATCCGTTTATACTCTATATATTCAGATTCTATGAACCCATTGAAATTAAATCGTTTAAAGGCTTTATCAATAAATATCTGTTCCGAGTAAAATTCTAA
- a CDS encoding class I SAM-dependent methyltransferase produces the protein MGYKGLPKDVTRVIAPPLWDSYHYVSVLTRKAYENTIPRLLKQGEKYRILDYGCGAKPYQYLFEGHISEYIGVDVGNNPKADFSIVPGEKLKFDDKSFDFVLSSQVLEHVQDVEQYMGECLRVLKPGGILLLSTHGTWQFHASPFDYNRWTCMGLQYLIERSGFEVLEYKPILGQLAVTSQLRLSFFDSFANMIGTAGRIILAPVAFFYQIKMMIEDAVTPARVKKRDSAIFLFIAKKK, from the coding sequence ATGGGATACAAAGGATTACCGAAAGATGTGACCCGGGTAATAGCTCCTCCGTTGTGGGATTCATACCACTACGTAAGTGTACTCACCCGTAAGGCTTATGAAAACACAATACCCCGGTTGCTTAAACAGGGAGAAAAATACAGGATTCTGGATTATGGCTGCGGTGCAAAGCCATATCAATATTTATTTGAAGGTCATATTTCTGAATATATTGGTGTAGATGTAGGCAATAATCCAAAAGCTGATTTTTCAATTGTACCTGGTGAAAAGCTTAAGTTTGATGATAAAAGCTTTGATTTCGTGCTCTCATCACAGGTTTTAGAACACGTTCAGGATGTTGAGCAATATATGGGTGAATGTTTACGTGTACTTAAACCCGGCGGAATTCTGCTGCTTTCAACGCACGGTACCTGGCAATTCCACGCATCACCATTTGATTATAACCGCTGGACCTGTATGGGGCTGCAGTATTTAATTGAGCGCAGCGGTTTTGAGGTCTTAGAATATAAGCCTATTTTGGGACAGCTTGCAGTAACATCACAATTAAGGCTCAGCTTTTTTGATTCATTTGCAAATATGATTGGAACTGCCGGCAGAATAATTCTTGCGCCTGTAGCTTTCTTTTATCAGATCAAAATGATGATCGAAGATGCAGTAACGCCGGCAAGAGTAAAAAAACGTGATTCTGCAATTTTTCTTTTTATTGCGAAGAAAAAATAA
- a CDS encoding glycosyltransferase family 4 protein, whose translation MKDKKKILFIKNLYQNPKFITNDLEILSENYNVKLLNFKSRRNALIIFSLFHQFFYLLFNIWKFDLVYIWFADYLSFYPVLFAKLTGKKSIICAGGYEATYIPEINMGVFTNASVSKSVRAFCVRFSLKNCTYILPVDETLIEHINNYIYSDIPGKSPVKDGIKNFIPGIKTEFLTMYLGYDSEFFKKSANLSKERSVVSAGLIVNDDEFRRKGFDLLIKAAKELPDINFVLIGFNNEQLDKYTGSVSPNVKLLGIVPYEKLVEEYSKAKVYAQFSMFEGMPSTICEAMLCECIPIGSNVNGIPKIIDNYGLTINKRDTEDVKTAIVNSMNMPDEFGINAREHIKNLFPLKKREMEILNLIKNLIN comes from the coding sequence ATGAAGGATAAAAAGAAAATATTATTCATAAAAAACCTTTACCAGAATCCAAAATTTATTACCAACGACCTGGAAATACTTTCCGAAAACTACAATGTTAAGCTTCTGAATTTTAAAAGCAGGCGTAATGCGCTAATTATATTTTCACTGTTTCACCAGTTTTTTTACCTTCTTTTTAATATTTGGAAATTCGATCTTGTCTATATCTGGTTCGCGGATTATCTATCATTCTACCCTGTATTATTTGCAAAATTGACCGGTAAAAAGTCCATAATCTGTGCCGGAGGTTATGAGGCTACTTATATTCCTGAGATCAATATGGGTGTTTTTACAAATGCTTCCGTCTCAAAATCAGTTAGAGCGTTCTGCGTACGTTTCAGCCTTAAAAACTGCACTTATATCCTGCCTGTTGATGAAACACTTATAGAACATATCAATAATTATATATATTCAGATATTCCGGGGAAATCTCCGGTAAAAGATGGAATCAAAAATTTCATTCCCGGCATAAAAACTGAATTCCTTACAATGTACCTTGGGTATGATTCAGAATTTTTCAAAAAATCAGCGAATCTTAGCAAAGAAAGATCAGTTGTAAGCGCAGGTTTGATTGTGAATGATGATGAATTCAGACGAAAGGGGTTTGATCTGCTAATAAAAGCAGCCAAAGAATTGCCTGATATAAATTTCGTCTTGATAGGTTTCAATAATGAACAATTAGACAAATACACAGGATCAGTTTCTCCAAACGTTAAGCTGCTTGGGATTGTACCTTACGAAAAGCTTGTTGAAGAATACTCAAAAGCTAAAGTGTATGCTCAGTTTTCTATGTTTGAAGGGATGCCCAGCACAATATGCGAAGCTATGCTCTGTGAATGCATTCCTATTGGTTCAAATGTAAATGGTATACCTAAAATTATAGATAATTATGGACTGACAATTAACAAAAGGGATACTGAAGATGTTAAAACGGCAATTGTTAACTCAATGAACATGCCGGACGAATTTGGTATTAATGCAAGAGAACATATCAAAAATTTATTTCCTTTAAAAAAACGTGAAATGGAAATTTTAAATCTTATAAAAAATTTAATTAATTAA
- a CDS encoding cytochrome C: MKKLFKILGILLIVIIVFAAGGYIYLQAAFPKVSAAPDLKIEPTPERLERGKYLANSYAFCIDCHSTRDINKFSMPVVPGTEGKGGDDYGEGAGFVPASNITSDKETGLGNWTDGEIFRAITSGVNKDGKFLAPMMPYALFSKMDKEDLYSIIAYIKTLPAIKNKVPEKDLKFPVNLIFRTIPADVTEYGKRPDGLDKIKQGEYLGYGCKFCHSPSEKGEILPGMEFAGGMEFPMPDGTIIRSSNLTPDKQTGIGNMTKEIFMAKFKSCIDVTGLDPKSRGYNSPMAWNFIAKTSTDSDLEAIYEYLMAQKPVNNKIEKITTQGLK, from the coding sequence ATGAAAAAATTATTTAAAATTCTGGGCATTTTGCTCATAGTTATAATTGTATTTGCGGCAGGCGGATACATTTATCTTCAGGCAGCGTTTCCCAAGGTGAGTGCGGCACCTGATTTAAAAATTGAGCCTACACCTGAAAGGCTTGAACGCGGCAAGTATCTTGCCAACAGCTATGCTTTCTGTATCGATTGCCACAGCACACGTGATATCAATAAATTCAGTATGCCGGTAGTGCCCGGGACTGAAGGTAAAGGCGGCGATGATTACGGTGAAGGAGCAGGATTCGTTCCGGCTTCAAACATAACAAGTGATAAAGAAACAGGTTTAGGAAACTGGACAGATGGTGAAATATTCCGTGCTATTACTTCCGGTGTAAATAAAGACGGTAAATTTCTTGCTCCAATGATGCCATATGCGCTGTTCAGCAAAATGGATAAAGAAGACCTTTATTCGATAATAGCTTACATCAAGACACTGCCGGCTATAAAAAATAAAGTTCCTGAAAAAGATTTGAAATTTCCGGTTAACCTGATATTCAGAACTATTCCTGCTGATGTTACGGAATACGGCAAGCGTCCAGACGGGCTGGACAAAATAAAGCAGGGAGAGTATCTTGGCTACGGATGTAAATTTTGCCACTCGCCCAGCGAAAAAGGAGAGATCTTGCCCGGTATGGAATTCGCCGGGGGAATGGAATTCCCTATGCCTGATGGTACAATAATCCGTTCATCCAACTTAACACCGGATAAACAAACCGGGATCGGGAATATGACTAAAGAAATTTTTATGGCTAAATTCAAATCATGCATTGATGTGACCGGGCTTGATCCAAAATCACGCGGATACAATTCTCCCATGGCATGGAATTTCATAGCGAAGACTTCCACTGATAGTGACCTTGAAGCTATATATGAATATCTGATGGCTCAAAAACCGGTGAACAATAAAATTGAAAAAATTACGACTCAGGGACTGAAATAA